From the Eremothecium cymbalariae DBVPG#7215 chromosome 6, complete sequence genome, one window contains:
- the ALG9 gene encoding dolichyl-P-Man:Man(6)GlcNAc(2)-PP-dolichol alpha-1,2-mannosyltransferase (similar to Ashbya gossypii ABL185C), whose translation MSLNYTTALLFIALVISRLYVQPNFSLISDCDETFNYWEPLNLLVRGFGKQTWEYSPEYSIRSWTFLLPFYGVLSLVKKVADRQGWAPRLLFYVARVIFGLMSTVFEKKLYTELLKSTNSEVANLWLLFQILNPGWFHASVEFLPSSFAMIFLLGYLKDSLRYLSTGKEKPFVSALFYNVVAGILGWPFVLVLSVPLVLHYLLSHRIIDTLRTGVSSVLVLVMVVATVFTIDSIFYRKYAPVPWNIVMYNVLNASEESGPNIFGTEPWYYYILNLLLNFPLPILFFAVIGLLHTNLWPIWGSIFVWFSVFFTQPHKEERFIYPVYAFITLASSIGFAKCTRLFGRRKYSYYLLKILVFGVLVVQSITRILALTTNYTAPLAVYSELTPNRDPINVCTGREWYHYPSSFFLPDNHRLRFVSSGFDGLLPGDFLEGSIFEAVSNLPLGMNNQNKFDEGKLVSIDSCHYYVDVLIPSNNDRDVLDPTLFLEDWTKVRCEPFIDVRKSRFFGRAFILPGFLVKYLPQPLKSLLEKYHKATYLEYCLFKRAGVLAGV comes from the coding sequence ATGTCTTTGAACTACACGACtgcattattattcattGCATTGGTTATTTCTCGTCTGTATGTTCAACCTAATTTTTCACTTATCTCAGATTGTGATGAAACTTTTAATTACTGGGAGCCGTTAAATTTGTTAGTACGTGGGTTTGGTAAACAGACATGGGAATATTCACCAGAATACTCAATCCGATCTTGGACTTTTCTTCTACCTTTCTATGGTGTGTTATCTTTGGTTAAGAAGGTTGCAGACCGTCAAGGCTGGGCACCACGTTTACTATTTTATGTTGCAAGGGTTATCTTTGGGCTGATGAGTAcggtttttgaaaaaaagcTATACACTGAACTACTTAAATCCACAAATTCCGAAGTAGCCAATCTTTGGcttcttttccaaattttgaacCCGGGTTGGTTCCATGCATCGGTAGAATTCCTACCTTCCTCATTTGCgatgatttttcttttagGATACTTGAAGGATTCTCTTCGCTATCTATCAACTGGTAAGGAGAAGCCTTTTGTTTCCGCATTATTTTACAATGTTGTGGCTGGGATTCTGGGATGGCCGTTTGTTTTAGTTTTAAGTGTTCCGTTGGTACTTCATTACCTGTTAAGCCATAGAATCATTGATACCTTGCGCACGGGGGTTTCCTCCGTGCTCGTGTTGGTTATGGTAGTTGCTACCGTATTTACTATTGACTCCATATTCTATCGCAAATATGCCCCAGTACCTTGGAATATTGTAATGTATAATGTTCTGAATGCAAGTGAGGAGAGTGGcccaaatatttttggcaCAGAGCCATGGTATTACTATATTTTAAACTTGCTTTTAAACTTCCCATTGCCCATTTTGTTCTTCGCGGTAATTGGACTTTTACACACAAACTTGTGGCCTATCTGGGGGTCTATTTTTGTGTGGTTTTCCGTTTTCTTTACTCAACCTCATAAGGAAGAGAGATTTATATATCCTGTGTATGCCTTTATCACATTGGCATCTAGTATAGGATTTGCAAAGTGTACCAGGTTGTTTGGCCGGAGGAAATATAGTTACTATCTCCTAaagattttggtttttggtgTTCTGGTTGTGCAGTCAATTACCCGTATATTAGCCCTTACAACTAACTATACTGCTCCATTAGCGGTTTATTCTGAACTTACACCAAACAGGGACCCAATTAATGTTTGTACTGGGCGTGAGTGGTACCATTATCCAAGTTCATTCTTCTTACCGGATAATCATAGGTTGAGGTTTGTTTCCTCAGGATTTGATGGCTTGTTGCCAGGTGATTTCCTTGAAGGTTCTATATTCGAGGCGGTTAGTAATTTACCCCTAGGTATGAATAATCAGAATAAATTTGATGAGGGAAAATTGGTATCAATTGACAGCTGTCATTATTACGTTGATGTACTGATTCCAAGTAACAATGATAGAGACGTATTGGATCCCACTctatttttggaagattGGACCAAAGTCAGATGTGAGCCATTTATAGATGTTCGGAAGTCTAGATTTTTTGGCAGGGCTTTTATCCTGCCGGGATTCCTGGTCAAATATCTACCACAACCATTGAAATCTCTATTAGAGAAGTATCACAAGGCAACATACCTTGAGTATTGTTTATTTAAAAGAGCAGGTGTCTTGGCAGGTGTTTGA
- the ADE12 gene encoding adenylosuccinate synthase (similar to Ashbya gossypii ABL186W) produces the protein MVNVVLGSQWGDEGKGKLVDLLVGQYDIVARSAGGNNAGHTIVVDGVKYDFHMLPSGLVNPHCQNLIGNGVVIHVPSFFKELEQLESKGLTNARERLFISSRAHLVFGFHQRTDKLREAELSGASKDGKNIGTTGKGIGPTYSTKASRSGIRVHHLVGDEPESWAEFETKYYRLLQTRLQRYGPFEYDAEEELASYRKYREQLKPFVVDSVVFMHKAIKENKKILVEGANALMLDIDFGTYPYVTSSSTGIGGVITGLGIPPRCVNDIYGVVKAYTTRVGEGPFPTEQLNADGAKLQTIGAEYGVTTGRKRRCGWLDLVVLKYSTLINGYTSLNITKLDVLDTFEQIQVGVSYSIDGKKLDLFPEDLITLGKVDVEYVTFPGWKQDITKITKFADLPHNAKDYLKFIEDFVGVPIQWVGTGPARDSMLYQNVSE, from the coding sequence ATGGTCAATGTTGTGTTAGGTTCTCAGTGGGGTGATGAGGGAAAGGGGAAGCTTGTAGATTTGCTTGTGGGACAGTATGATATCGTTGCTCGTTCAGCAGGTGGTAACAATGCGGGACATACGATTGTCGTTGATGGTGTTAAATACGACTTCCATATGTTGCCTTCAGGATTGGTTAATCCACATTGTCAGAATTTGATTGGTAATGGTGTCGTAATCCATGTGCCATCTTTCTTCAAGGAATTGGAGCAATTGGAATCCAAGGGATTGACGAACGCCCGTGAAAGGCTATTTATTTCTTCTAGAGCGCATCTTGTTTTTGGATTCCACCAACGTACGGATAAGCTACGGGAGGCAGAACTGTCTGGGGCTTCTAAGGACGGCAAAAACATTGGGACTACTGGCAAGGGCATTGGCCCCACCTATTCGACGAAAGCTTCTCGGTCTGGGATACGAGTGCATCACTTAGTGGGCGATGAGCCGGAATCCTGGGCCGAGTTTGAGACGAAGTATTATAGACTGTTGCAAACAAGACTGCAGAGGTATGGTCCGTTTGAGTATGACGCAGAGGAGGAGTTGGCTTCTTACAGGAAATACAGGGAGCAGTTGAAGCCGTTTGTGGTGGATTCTGTGGTGTTCATGCACAAGGCGATtaaggaaaataaaaaaatactagTTGAAGGTGCCAATGCCTTGATGCTTGATATTGACTTTGGCACATATCCATATGTCACTTCTTCTTCGACTGGCATTGGTGGTGTGATAACTGGTCTCGGAATCCCTCCACGTTGTGtcaatgatatatatggtgTTGTGAAAGCTTATACGACCAGGGTTGGGGAGGGACCGTTCCCTACTGAGCAGTTAAACGCAGATGGTGCAAAGCTGCAGACAATCGGTGCGGAATATGGTGTTACTACTGGCCGTAAGCGTCGTTGTGGCTGGCTTGATTTAGTTGTGTTGAAGTATTCCACTCTGATTAACGGCTATACAAGTTTAAATATAACCAAATTGGATGTATTAGACACCTTTGAACAAATCCAGGTTGGTGTTTCGTATTCTATTGATGGAAAGAAGTTGGATCTCTTCCCTGAAGATTTGATCACATTAGGAAAAGTTGATGTTGAATACGTCACATTTCCCGGGTGGAAGCAAGACATTACGAAGATTACGAAGTTCGCAGACTTGCCGCACAATGCTAAAGACTATTTAaagtttattgaagatttcGTTGGGGTGCCAATACAGTGGGTTGGTACTGGTCCAGCTAGAGACAGTATGTTGTACCAAAATGTGTCTGAATAG
- the POP1 gene encoding ribonuclease P/MRP protein subunit POP1 (similar to Ashbya gossypii ABL187C) has product MAGRKPLNKNQQFKRQKVRDARAIRSEAVLFSEQEFGEAAHMLKVPDFVSSRKFELVQLQNSIHRSRHSSSTRVFQSLPRRLRRRTASHNVKRIPKRMRNRALREMAKSNQTVTSGTKDSLKKKKHGLSARKLYRLKMTVNLLRLASRNVALKLAMPAEVAPAKFKLRASIRSLRQQIRAAQDGKAVRKLNNSLGSYDNTGFQKLAPKPLGRIKYMKRQRTFTWLPTHVWHAKRSHMVKRWGFQIPWSPTQKCFRMTHRLTGSVASSNGAMCADTSYIGTMVVKSKDSVQLTDFVKQLTDGRASRKKYKISQHLFEGLFYEISNGDPLGPGTLLWIDPTMLLIRLHPAIYEVVFKTVREKFEVQDCRYSIASITITGGKALQALSHIIRTTNTSESYKQFKSVCNVSDSSIFPHRAIFAFNVIDPRHLSSPKKVSESKEIPSASTIVDLATNYPADKIFKVLQKLCDAMGRENSYKNQQTLKQLAKRRQMLLRESIHTNMIPYDASTDPEIPVVLIRQPKTSNWLVLIPWFWMLPFWYQLNRVPHVYHMGLKQLHQQNYERGLLHFPDDYSFTAVGQQELLYKAEAAKGVWERKPSGKRINYGKVGDIHASECPGYTGEIGEWFGSDWKLLQILQNGVSYLGTDIKTHNSERTTQYDAATGLKQLNCVRDLLQLYDDVRNRIEESQNLPINLFNQGIGNFKEHSIVTEQQPPQLSIANTPLSVIAIVCEAVERGHFKDNSRLYAISDKDIPHWIEAATGNYRPNGKRNHELEHPKPKIQDLIGFITSGTYHLSEGKSLGNGFLATNYAAKSKHNYILVRNIGTNIYRLATWQQILV; this is encoded by the coding sequence ATGGCAGGTCGTAAGCCGTTGAATAAGAATCAGCAGTTTAAAAGACAGAAGGTGCGTGATGCGCGAGCTATTAGAAGTGAAGCGGTTCTGTTTTCAGAACAGGAATTCGGTGAGGCGGCTCATATGCTGAAGGTGCCTGACTTTGTATCATCTCGTAAGTTTGAATTAGTTCAATTACAAAATTCTATTCATAGATCGCGTCATTCGTCTTCTACTCGTGTATTTCAGTCTTTGCCCAGAAGGCTTCGTCGGCGGACGGCGTCCCATAATGTGAAAAGAATCCCCAAAAGGATGAGGAATAGGGCCTTACGAGAAATGGCCAAGAGCAATCAGACTGTTACCAGTGGGACGAAGGAtagtttgaagaagaaaaaacatGGTTTGTCAGCAAGGAAACTTTACAGATTAAAGATGACAGTAAATCTTCTGAGATTGGCGAGCAGGAATGTAGCGCTGAAATTGGCGATGCCTGCTGAAGTTGCACCAGCAAAGTTCAAATTAAGAGCGAGTATTCGTTCCTTGCGCCAACAGATACGGGCTGCCCAAGACGGTAAAGCGGTGCGGAAATTGAATAATAGCTTGGGGAGTTATGACAACACTGGCTTTCAAAAACTGGCGCCTAAACCACTTGGTCGTATTAAGTATATGAAACGTCAGCGCACATTTACTTGGTTACCTACTCACGTTTGGCATGCCAAAAGGTCGCATATGGTCAAGAGATGGGGGTTTCAAATTCCTTGGTCACCGACTCAAAAATGTTTTCGAATGACTCACAGACTAACCGGCTCAGTTGCTTCGTCAAACGGCGCAATGTGTGCTGATACAAGTTACATTGGCACTATGGTGGTCAAGTCGAAAGATAGTGTTCAATTGACAGATTTTGTGAAGCAGCTCACAGATGGTCGTGCTTCTAGGAAAAAGTACAAAATTTCACAGCATCTTTTTGAAGGTCTCTTCTATGAAATCAGCAATGGAGATCCGTTGGGTCCTGGCACTTTACTCTGGATAGATCCTACAATGTTGCTGATTCGCCTACATCCTGCAATATATGAGGTGGTTTTCAAAACAGTTCGTGAGAAGTTTGAAGTTCAAGATTGCCGCTATTCTATAGCTAGCATTACTATTACTGGCGGTAAAGCATTGCAAGCACTTTCACACATAATAAGAACTACAAATACTTCAGAATCATACAAGCAGTTCAAATCCGTTTGTAATGTATCTGATTCCTCTATATTTCCTCACAGAGCGATATTTGCCTTTAATGTTATCGATCCTAGACATCTTTCTTCACCGAAAAAGGTTAGCGAATCCAAAGAGATTCCTTCTGCATCTACCATAGTTGATCTTGCTACAAACTACCCTGCGGATAAGATTTTCAAAGTATTACAAAAACTGTGTGACGCAATGGGTAGAGAAAATTCCTACAAAAACCAGCAAACTTTAAAACAGTTGGCTAAAAGACGGCAAATGCTTTTAAGGGAATCAATTCACACAAATATGATACCATATGATGCGTCAACGGATCCCGAAATACCAGTGGTCCTCATTAGACAGCCAAAAACTTCGAACTGGCTAGTGTTGATTCCTTGGTTTTGGATGCTGCCATTTTGGTATCAACTTAATCGAGTTCCTCACGTATATCATATGGGTTTGAAGCAACTTCACCAGCAAAATTATGAAAGGGGCTTGCTGCACTTCCCTGACGACTATTCATTTACAGCCGTAGGTCAACAAGAACTCTTGTACAAGGCAGAGGCAGCCAAAGGCGTGTGGGAGCGCAAGCCAAGTGGTAAAAGAATAAATTACGGTAAAGTTGGCGATATTCATGCATCTGAGTGTCCTGGATACACCGGGGAGATTGGAGAATGGTTTGGCAGTGACTGGAAGTTATTGCAAATACTTCAAAACGGTGTTTCTTACCTAGGAACAGATATAAAGACCCACAATTCTGAACGTACGACTCAATACGATGCTGCTACAGGCTTAAAACAACTAAATTGTGTAAGAGACCTTCTACAGCTCTACGATGATGTTAGAAATAGGATTGAAGAATCTCAAAATTTGCCGATCAACCTATTCAACCAAGGAATTGGAAACTTCAAAGAACACTCCATTGTTACCGAACAACAACCTCCTCAACTTTCCATTGCAAACACTCCGTTGTCGGTCATTGCAATTGTCTGCGAGGCCGTCGAAAGAGGCCATTTCAAGGACAATTCACGCCTATACGCTATCTCGGACAAAGACATACCACATTGGATCGAGGCTGCTACAGGTAACTACCGCCCAAATGGAAAACGTAACCATGAACTGGAACATCCAAAGCCAAAGATCCAAGATTTAATCGGCTTCATCACTAGTGGAACCTATCACTTGAGTGAAGGTAAAAGTCTAGGAAATGGTTTCCTTGCTACTAACTATGCAGCTAAGAGCAAGCACAATTATATACTCGTTCGGAATATTGgtacaaatatttatagACTGGCTACATGGCAACAAATTCTTGTTTAG
- the PHO13 gene encoding 4-nitrophenylphosphatase (similar to Ashbya gossypii ABL184W), with protein MIKMTGSSLPIKIDSADAAEKFIDNYDTFLFDCDGVLWLGSSLLPNVSETLSLLRAKGKNLYFVTNNSTKSRNAYAKKFESFGISVREDQIFTSSYAAALYVRDSLKLEPGKDKVWVAGEAGIIDELGLMGYETLGGTDPRLDEPFDSQNSPFLVNSLDPDVKCVVAGLDTRINYHRLAVSLQYLQRTDVSFVATNLDSTFPLKGMTLPGAGSIVQSLEKASGRTAVACGKPNQNMLKSIIAATNIDPSRTCMVGDRLDTDMKFGSEGRLGTFLVLTGIETENNILNPDTQHTKPQYYAGSLSLLYELTNVP; from the coding sequence ATGATTAAGATGACTGGTTCTTCTCTCCCAATTAAGATAGACAGTGCAGATGCTGCAGAGAAATTTATAGACAATTATGACACCTTTTTGTTTGACTGCGATGGGGTTTTATGGTTAGGTTCTTCCTTATTGCCAAATGTATCAGAAACTCTCAGTTTGTTAAGAGCCAAAGGTAAGAATCTATATTTTGTCACAAACAACTCAACGAAGTCTCGTAATGCGTATGCGAAGAAGTTTGAGTCTTTTGGGATCTCAGTGAGAGAAGATCAAATATTTACTTCTTCGTACGCTGCAGCATTGTACGTAAGGGATTCCTTAAAGTTGGAGCCAGGAAAGGATAAGGTATGGGTTGCTGGGGAGGCAGGGATCATCGATGAGCTAGGATTAATGGGGTATGAAACGTTGGGGGGGACGGATCCTCGTTTGGATGAGCCCTTTGATAGCCAAAACTCACCATTTTTGGTAAACTCATTGGACCCGGATGTGAAGTGTGTCGTCGCAGGATTAGACACTCGCATCAATTACCATCGTTTAGCAGTTTCACTGCAGTATTTGCAACGAACAGACGTTTCTTTTGTTGCTACAAACCTTGACAGTACGTTCCCATTGAAGGGTATGACTCTGCCGGGAGCTGGATCAATTGTACAGTCTCTTGAAAAGGCTTCGGGAAGAACTGCCGTAGCCTGTGGTAAGccaaatcaaaatatgTTGAAATCCATCATTGCAGCTACAAATATAGACCCATCAAGAACTTGCATGGTCGGTGATCGCTTGGACACTGATATGAAATTTGGTAGCGAAGGTCGTTTAGGTACTTTCTTAGTTTTGACGGGCATTGAGACCGAAAACAACATTCTAAATCCAGACACTCAACATACTAAGCCTCAATACTATGCAGGTTCTCTAAGTCTACTATACGAATTGACCAACGTGCCTTGA